In Setaria italica strain Yugu1 chromosome IX, Setaria_italica_v2.0, whole genome shotgun sequence, the genomic stretch CTTTGAGTTGTTGCTGTCCTCTTACAATATTGTGTTGCGACTTCAAATGGTTCTTAAACCCAGTTGTCCCATGGTTTCCTTCAGCTCTGTACCTTTGCACTTTGGGAAGTTACAGTATCCCCACAACTGCTCATACTTCTGTCCATTCACCTCTACAACCTCAAGTTTCTTTGTAAAGTACTTCCAGACTGCTGATGTgcacctcttcctcctcttgccAGTTAGTTGAGCTTGCTCTTGGTCTtcgtcatcctcttcatctttcTCTAGGTCATCTGAAATTGTAATTGGAGTTGTAGCTTCATCACCCTGTATCTGGACATCTAGATTTGTAATTGGAGTTGCAGCTTCATCACCCTGTATCTGGACATCTGGATCTGTAATTGGAGTTGCAGCTTCACCACCCTGTATATGGACATCTGGATTTGTAATTGGAGTGGTAGCTTCACTTGGTGTTGAAGAACCCCTTGTAGATGGTGGTGTTGGAGTTCGACTAGAACTAGGAGTAGCACTAGGTTCTTGAGATGCAAGCCTTTTACTTCTTgataagaaaaaaggaaaacattgcTAAATCATCAacctgcatggctgcatctAAATGTACAACACTAAGAATCTACAAGCTACTAATTTGCTAGCTACGAATTCCTCAGTACCTGGACAAGGAAGAAGCGGTGGCGTGCCTGACGGCGGCTCCATAAGCCTACGCGCACTCTTGGTCTTGGTCCCGCCGCTTCTCGATCCAGAAGGAGTTTCTCTGGTGGGTGCCATTGTTTTCGAGGGAGCCGGCCAGCTGGGGGCGGGGTCGCGTCTCGCACCGTCGAGGGGGGggagccggccggccaggcggaggcgggcaggggcaggggcggGGTCGCGTCTCGCGCCGTCGAGGGGGGAAGGTGGCCGGCCAGGCCAGGCGGAGGCGGGCAGGGGCgagggcggccgggcggggtCGCATCGTGTCTCGCGCCGTCAAGAGGGGGGAGGCGGCCGGCAAGGCCAGGCGGAGGGCAGCCGCTAGGTGCTTGGGTGTGTAATTGTGTAAACCCTATCTTTGTTGGGCTGAGCCGCTGGCTGCTCGAGTTGCTGGCCTGCTGGGCCTGGGCTTGCTTAGGCTGCTCCGCACTTCTGCTGTTTCGCAGGCTGTAAAATTCGGAATGTATATGGTATATCCCGAAATGAAAACGGGATAGGTGAAAACGATCGGGATAGGGCCCAAACCGATTTCGTCCCGATTTCGAATTTCGtgtccccttttttttttaccgattCCGTTTTTATCTGAAAATACGAATACGATCGCGTTAAATGTAGAAATCGGGGCGGAATGGAACGGGATATCTCCCGACCGTTTTCAACCATACTTCGTACTATTGTGTTACTACTAGCTTCGCTTGGCCTGTTTCCAGAGCAGATTTCTCATGCATCAGCTTAACCCAAGCATCAGTGATGACCAAGCAACCAGTGAGGCCGTGAGGGACGTCCTCTAGATCTTCCTTAATACTTCCAATCCACATTCTGCTCATCATGTTCCTCTGGTATGTGGCTCCCCATGGACTTGTTCGTCATCATGCTCGTGATTCGGATGCTCTGACTTGTTCAATACGAGATACAACCTCGTAAATTGTGGGCCTCAAGTCGCAGCAATCCATGGCGAGATGCAGGAGCTGTTCCATTCCCTGTTCTGGTGCGCCCTGCTGCCTGACGAGTTCTGCGTCGAACACCTTCTCCATCCAGTCCTCGCGTGCGATTGAGTGCGCCCACCGTGACAAATCCAAGCCTTTGGCACAGAGGGCATCGTCCGCGGGCTCCCTGGCCGTTAGGAGCTCGATCAGCAGGatgccgaagctgtacacgtcggcTGCCCGAGTGACCCGGGTGCTCGCAACAACTTCCGGGTCGAGGTAGCCTGACACCCTAGTTGCATCAACGAAGGAGGACATGTTGAAGAGAGTGTAGATTCCATGCTCCGACAACCGCGCCTCGTAGTCGCTGGTGAGGAGGATGTTGGAGGACTTGATGTTACCGTGGCAGGCCCTTGGTCCTGCCGAGTGGATGGCCGCCAGACCGTGCGCCACGGTGAGCGCAATGGTTGTCCGCTGCTCCCAGTCCAACTTAAGCCTGCCGTGTGCCCCGTTTCCTGCCAATCATATGTCATTCGTACTGGATATAATATACACTCCTATGAAATGAAACGATAAAACAATAAATGTCAACTGGAGTTTTACCGTGAAGATGCGCTGAAAGGCTGCCCATAGGCATGTAACTGTACATTAGAGCCTTCTGCCCATTGCTGAAGGGGTTCAcgtcggatgtttagatactaattagaagtattaaatataggctaattacaaaactaattaaacagatggagtctaattcgcgagacgaatctattaaacctaattaattcatgatttgacaatgtggtgctacaataaccatttgctaatgatggattaattaggcttaatagattcgtcttgcgaattagcacaggggttctgcaattagttttataattatctcatgtttaatccttctaattagcatccgaatatccgatgtgacactgctaaagtttagcacctagtctTCAAACACTCGCGAAGTAGTGCCAATGCAGTGGCACGAGCAGGTGGCTCTTGATGGCTTCGATCGCTGCTGCGCGCCGATCAAACTCCGCCTCTGGCAACTCCACGTCCTCTATCAACTTCACAACCAGCTCGTTCTTGATGGATTTGGTTGCTGCTATGTTACTGATCAAATGCCGCCTTCGAAAAGTCCATGCCCTCTATCAACTTTGTAAGCATTGTGCCTTCCCTTTCTGTTGTGATCTTCCATGTCGTCCCAAATGTACCTCTTCCCATGACAAAGGGCACTGCCATTGTCGATTGACAGCTAAAGATGGTCCCTGCACTTTCCTGTGATGATGATACTTTGTTCTGAGCATCATATGCTTCGTTTGCCGCTACATCTGGATCTTGTTCCTGTTCCCGTTCCGTTTCCTCAAAAGGAACAGTGGACGTATCAGCTGGAGGGCTTCTTCCCCAATGAACCGAGCTAAACCGCCGGATGTCCTCGATCTTCTGTACCACCTCGGACATTGCCGGTCTCCGAATGGCTATCTGTTCACAGCAAACCATTATGCCTTCCCTTTCTGTTGTAACCTTCCACGTTGTCCCAAATGAACCACCTCCGCCCAGGAGTTTCTGTTGCTCTATCATCGTCGCTAGTGGGCTAACCAGTTTTCGCTCCGTTTCCTTCACAGGAATGGACGGTTCAGCTGGAGCACTTCGAATCCTCTCCATCTGCTGCACCACCTCAAATATCGTTGGCCTCTTAATGGCTGTCCGTGCGCAGCAAACCGTCGCGAGATGCAGAAGTTTCTGCATTTCTACTACAGCGCTTTTCTGTTGCTTATGGAGCTCTGCATCAAGCACCTTGGTCGTCCATTCCTTGCGGGGAACGGACTGCACCCCGTGTGGCAAATCCACGCCCTCCTTAAGCAACATGTGTTCTGGAGACTTGCCTGTGAGAAGCTCGAGTAGTAGTATGCCGAAGCTGTACGTGTCACTTTTCTTGGTGACGTCGCTGGAGATAACGGTGACCTCCGGAGCATGGTAGCCACTCACACTGGAGAGGGATATGCAGCTAAGAGTGTGGAGGCCGTGCTCGGACAACCGCACATCGCAGTCGCTAGTGAGGAGAATGTTGGAGGACTTGATGTTGCCATGGCAGACCGCTGGTCCAGCAGAGTGGATGGCTGCCACACCATGTGCCACATTGAGCGCAATGCCTACTCGCTGCTCCCAGTCTAACCGAGCTCCAGCATAGCTCTTGTCTCCTGAACCATAAAATGTTCAGTTGTATGGGATTAATCGGAACAATTGTGCAGGATAAACTTCTTAAATAAAGAAGGCAGGGACATTATGTTACCATGAAGCAGCGCTGCAAGGCTCCCCATGGGCATGTAATCGTACGCTAGCAACCACTCATTGTTGCTATAGTAGTACCATAGGAGTGGCATGACCAAGAGATTCTGAATGTCATTGATCACTGCTATACGCCGCTAAACTCCTCCTCCGGCAATTGGAAATCTcccttcatcctcttcatcgcCAGCACAGTTCCGCTGTCCAGTGTGACTTTGTACGTCTTCCCCAATATGCCTTGGCCGATAACTTGTCCCCGTGACTCCAACAGGCCCTTGATCCTTTCAGCTGAAAAATCTAGTTTGTTCTTCCTTCCCCAGGAAAATAGGCCTACTCTTTCTTGTCCTTGATGATGAGCTCTCCTGAGTACCTGAAGCCGTTCTGCCACAATTTTCATCTCAGGACGCTTGTGGATTTTCATGCCTAAGCATTCACCTATCAGTTTGGCAATCCCTTCAAGAATCTTTGTGTTGCCCCCATCTGAAATTTCGGCATCAAACATCTTTCTCACCCTTCTGTATCCTTTTGAATGTGATAGAATGAAACTATCAACGAGGCTTAACCCGTTATTGTCTGTTTTGACTTTTTTCCTTGTGAATATTTCTAGGAGGACAACTCCAAAGCTATAGACATCACTCTTTGGGGTGAGATGCCCGGTGCGAACAAACAAAGGGTCCATATAGCCAATGCTTCCCATTACATACATAGTGTATAGAGTGTTGTCTGTGTTGACTAGCCTTGATATTCCAAAGTCTGAAATTTTAGCATTAAGCTTATGGTTTAAAAGTATATTGGCAGGCTTGATATCACCATGGATGACAGGGGTGTACATATGTGAATGAATATAGCCCAGTGCTTCTGCACACTCCATTGCAATTCTTAGTCGAGTGTCTAGAGAAATGGGACGAACATCTCGGTGAAGAATGTCGTTGAGATTTCCACCAGGCATGTATTCAGTGACCATCATCAGTGCATTTTCCTCCAAGCAATAGCCTATGAGCCTTGTTACGTTCCGGTGGTTGATTTGAGAGTGAACGATGATCTCTTTAGCAAAGCATTCTCTCATCTTGCTGTTGTTGTGGTCAAATACCTTGACTGCAACCATACTTCTGTCCTCGAGTGTCCCTGCGTAAACTTTTCCAAAGGCGCCCTGTCCAACCGTAGTCTTATACTTGCCTGTGATCTTTTCTATCTCATTTTTTGAGAAACGCTTTATATCATGACTGCTATATGCTGTCCACTTCAATTGGTCCATCCCATTCAACAGTTCTATAAAATTGTGGTGTGTAGGATTCATCTTATGAAAGCAGTAACTTGTACTATCACATATCTTTGATGACAGTACCCTCAACTCCTTGATGTTAGAATGTTTTTGAAAGTCCTAAACTTGATTACCTTCTAGCAAAGGTCCTGTTTATTAGCACAGTTTCTGCTGatccatataaaaaaaatcaaaacgatgaCAAATAACAAGTTTCTATAGGAGCTTACGAGTAAACAAAACTGAGAttaataaacaatataataacAAAAACTGCCTCCCAACAGCCCCACAAGCTTGATTATATAAAGAAGAAACTGTATCAAACTAGGATAATTCAAAAATAGTTGTAGTGTGTGAAAGCAATCCCACTTCAATTAAGAAGGGTTGGGTTGTTAATAAGAAGCAAGTTATACCATCAAGATAGGGGGAAAAGGCTGCCTAATCACATATCGGGTTCGAGTGAATATTCTAGTGGGAAAATTGGATATATACCACTGAAAGATCCACTCTTTAGAAAAATAGCATCGAAAGATTGAGTTGTAGAAAAATACCATCGAAAAGTTGCCTCATGGTTGATTTTTACCACTACCGTTAACTCCATGTTAACTTTCGATCCGCCATTCTTGTTCCTTACTTTCTCCCCTTCTTCTGCTCGTTCCCCATCTGCAGCTCTCAAATCCCCATTATGAAATCTAGCTCCATCTCCACGAACAAGTTGGATGTGAG encodes the following:
- the LOC105915092 gene encoding probable inactive receptor kinase RLK902, translating into MYSYMPMGSLSAHLHGNGAHGRLKLDWEQRTTIALTVAHGLAAIHSAGPRACHGNIKSSNILLTSDYEARLSEHGIYTLFNMSSFVDATRVSGYLDPEVVASTRVTRAADVYSFGILLIELLTAREPADDALCAKGLDLSRWAHSIAREDWMEKVFDAELVRQQGAPEQGMEQLLHLAMDCCDLRPTIYEVVSRIEQVRASESRA